The window ATATACTGTTTGCCGTTGACGGTCACACCGGCCGTCGGAACACAGGCGGTTTCACCGTCTCCCGACGGTTCGAGAATGGGAACGATACCGTCGCTGCCGGGCGAAACCTGTGCGATATAGAATCCATCATCGGGATTCATGTCGTTCGACAATGCGAATGCGTTTGCATAATGCTTGCCTCCGGCCGAAACATCGGCCAGCGCCATGGAAACCGTATTGTTCGGTCCGGCCCAGATGACGGCTTTACCTGCAAACGAAATATCCGTAAACGAAGCGTTCGAAACGGTTCCCGTTGCCAGGCAGGCGTCCAATTTGGTCGAGGTCTGGGTGGTGCCGGTCGGAACGAGTCTGAAATCGTCCAGTGCGACCCATACTCCGGGATAGCCCCACGCTCCGCAAAACACATTGCCCTGCGTATAGTCGCCGGAATTGAACTCCTTGGTGAATTCGGTCCATACATCGGGATTCCAATCGCCTGCCTGTCCGTCGTAAATCGGGCCGCCTTCCAGCCGGACGCCCGTAAAGGCATTCATTCCGGTCCACGAAGCCTGTCCGAAGCAGGAGAAGGTGTAATCCTTTCCCTTTTTGAGTGCGATCGATTGCAGGCAGGCATCGCACCAGTTGCCGTCGTTGGGATTTTCGAGTTTCAGGGCGACCTGACCGTTGTGTGCCTGCGTGTGCTTCGACACCAGCGAAGGCTCCTTGTACGCTCCTTCGAAATACCAGAGCGAACGGTAGTCGATCGCTTCATCGGGGAAAAGCTCGAAGCCGGGTTCGGAAATCATATTGAACTCGTCCGCCGCGAACGTGGCTTTCATCAGGGTGATGTTCGAAAGCTGCGTCGGATCGGGATTGAGTTTGATGTCGCTGCCGCCCTCCTCTTTATCGTCGGTGCATCCGGCGGCGCATGCAGCGGACAGCAAAAGTAACATTGCGAAATAACGGTTTTTCATGGTTTTTTGTTTTTTGGTTGTAGGTTATTCTGTTTTTACGGGTTTCAGACAAATATCGTCTACGGTGAGCGTCATTCCGGGAGCGCCCCAAACTCCGAAAAAGACATCGGCACTTACAGCCTGACCGGCATTGAATTCACAACCGAAGCGTGTCCATTCGCCGGCCCGGGCTGTGCCTGTTATGTCGTGGATCGTGCCGTCGGGCAAGCGGACCCCGACGTAGGCACCCTCGGGAAGCGCCTCTTCGGATTTTACCCAGCACTCGACCGTGTAATCGGCGTTCTGCTGCAAGGAAACCGTCTGAGTGCATACGTCCTGCCACTCGCCGGAATTCGTATTCGAGAAACGGCAGGCGATCTTGCCGCTGTGCGCATCGCGCGAAGTGAGGGCCGCCGCATTCATATGCCACATCGTCTTGTAGCTCAACGCCTGAGTCGGGTGTTCTTCGAAACCTCCTTCTGCGAGCAGATTGATCCCCGCCTGATCCCAGTCGAGGTCGGCACGCATCAGGAAAACATTCCATGTAGGCACGGCATGAGAGATGACAAACCACAATTCGTCGTCTTCGTTGAACCACGGGTGAATGTAGGGAGCATAAAGCGCATTGCCATCCTCGTACATGATGATCTTCTCGCCCGACCAGTCTCCTTCGGGAGAGGGGGCGTCCCGGTAAACGA of the Alistipes senegalensis JC50 genome contains:
- a CDS encoding DUF4185 domain-containing protein, which codes for MLLLLSAACAAGCTDDKEEGGSDIKLNPDPTQLSNITLMKATFAADEFNMISEPGFELFPDEAIDYRSLWYFEGAYKEPSLVSKHTQAHNGQVALKLENPNDGNWCDACLQSIALKKGKDYTFSCFGQASWTGMNAFTGVRLEGGPIYDGQAGDWNPDVWTEFTKEFNSGDYTQGNVFCGAWGYPGVWVALDDFRLVPTGTTQTSTKLDACLATGTVSNASFTDISFAGKAVIWAGPNNTVSMALADVSAGGKHYANAFALSNDMNPDDGFYIAQVSPGSDGIVPILEPSGDGETACVPTAGVTVNGKQYIHYYSFKSLDPEDSDAWTANFSGLLSSADGGKSWTREIRGRWSGAGHFVQAAFYLSDKYLYMFGSDAGRSTPKIYVARIKSDGDIATAANWTYWDGTDWVTGDPESAAAITYGNASEMCVAYNAAHKRYIMIYRSGTTGGLVYRDAGSPEGDWSGEKLLALDNANQGGWFSPSVYPYSSGDNMYFIVSQL